One stretch of Halichoerus grypus chromosome 8, mHalGry1.hap1.1, whole genome shotgun sequence DNA includes these proteins:
- the LTB4R2 gene encoding leukotriene B4 receptor 2, translating to MSACYRPPGNETLLSWKASRVTGTAFLLLAALLGLPGNGFVVWSLAGWRPARGRPLAATLVLHLALADGAVLLLTPLFVAFLAGQTWPLGQAGCKAVYYACALSMYASVLLTSLLSLQRCLAVTRPFLAPWLRSPALARRLLLAVWLAALLLAAPAAVYRHVWGDRVCQLCHPSPAHAAAHLSLETLTAFVLPFGLVLGCYGLTLARLRGARWGAGRHGTRVGRLVSAIVLAFGLLWAPYHAVNILQVAAALAPPGGALARLGGAGQAARAGTTALAFFSSSVNPVLYVFTAGDLLPRAGPGFLTRLFEGSGEARGGGRSREGTMELRATPRLKVVAQGQGDGDPGGGVKKDSQGWEP from the coding sequence ATGTCGGCCTGCTACCGGCCCCCGGGGAACGAGACGCTGCTGAGCTGGAAGGCCTCGCGGGTCACGGGCACGGCCTTCCTACTGCTGGCGGCGCTGCTGGGGCTGCCCGGCAATGGCTTCGTCGTGTGGAGCTTGGCGGGCTGGCGGCCCGCACGGGGGCGACCGCTGGCGGCCACGCTCGTGCTGCACCTGGCGCTGGCCGACGGCGCGGTGCTGCTGCTCACGCCTCTCTTCGTGGCCTTCCTGGCGGGGCAGACGTGGCCGCTGGGCCAGGCGGGCTGCAAGGCCGTGTACTACGCGTGCGCGCTCAGCATGTACGCCAGCGTCCTGCTCACCAGCCTGCTCAGCCTGCAGCGCTGCCTGGCCGTCACCCGGCCGTTCCTGGCGCCCTGGCTGCGCAGTCCGGCCCTGGCCCGCCGCCTGCTGCTGGCCGTCTGGCTGGCCGCGCTGCTGCTCGCCGCCCCGGCCGCCGTCTACCGGCACGTGTGGGGAGACCGCGTGTGCCAGCTGTGCCACCCGTCGCCGGCCCACGCCGCCGCCCACCTGAGCCTGGAGACGCTGACGGCCTTCGTGCTCCCCTTCGGGCTGGTGCTCGGCTGCTACGGCCTGACGCTGGCGCGGCTGCGGGGCGCCCGCTGGGGCGCCGGGCGGCACGGGACGCGGGTGGGCCGGCTGGTGAGCGCCATCGTGCTCGCCTTCGGCTTGCTCTGGGCCCCCTACCACGCGGTCAATATTCTGCAGGTGGCGGCCGCGCTGGCTCCGCCCGGAGGGGCCCTGGCGAGGCTGGGCGGGGCGGGCCAGGCGGCGCGGGCTGGAACTACCGCTTTGGCCTTCTTCAGCTCCAGCGTCAACCCGGTGCTCTACGTCTTCACCGCCGGTGATCTGCTGCCCCGGGCAGGCCCCGGCTTCCTCACGCGGCTCTTTGAGGGCTCGGGAGAGGCCCGAGGGGGCGGCCGCTCTAGGGAGGGGACCATGGAGCTCCGAGCTACCCCTCGGCTCAAAGTCGTGGCGCAGGGCCAGGGCGATGGAGACCCCGGGGGCGGGGTGAAGAAGGACAGTCAGGGATGGGAACCTTGA
- the LTB4R gene encoding LOW QUALITY PROTEIN: leukotriene B4 receptor 1 (The sequence of the model RefSeq protein was modified relative to this genomic sequence to represent the inferred CDS: inserted 1 base in 1 codon) — MPVFALTLQVLAVATDTTSGAVPPXLGVMFIVPLTIVILSVALAVGLPGNSFVVWSILVRMRKRSVTALLVLNLALADLAVLLTAPFFLYSVARRTWVFGLVGCRLFHYTCGVSMYASVLLIMAMSLDRSLAVALPFVSQKFRTKAVAWWVLASIWVMSLLLATPVIMYRTLTKQNNQTLCFPTYSSERVKAFHLLFEAFTGFLLPFLLVVASYSDIRRRLRARRFRRSRRTGRLVALIILAFAAFWLPYHAVNLAEAGRALAGRELGPGPGRMGDPLLLARHVFIALAFLSSSVNPVLYACAGGGLLRSAGVGFVAKLLEGTGSEASSARRGDTLGQTVRGAPAPSEPGPSESLADSIDALQ; from the exons ATGCCTGTGTTCGCCCTCACTCTCCAGGTCCTTGCAGTGGCCACGGACACTACATCTGGGGCAGTACCTC CACTAGGGGTCATGTTCATCGTTCCGTTGACTATCGTCATACTGTCAGTGGCGCTGGCTGTGGGGCTTCCCGGCAACAGCTTTGTGGTGTGGAGCATCCTGGTGAGGATGCGGAAGCGCTCCGTCACGGCCTTGCTGGTGCTGAACCTGGCCCTGGCGGACTTGGCTGTCTTGCTCACTGCCCCCTTTTTCCTGTACTCTGTGGCGCGCCGCACCTGGGTGTTTGGGCTGGTTGGCTGCCGCCTGTTTCACTATACCTGCGGAGTCAGCATGTACGCCAGCGTCCTGCTGATCATGGCCATGAGTCTGGACCGCTCGCTGGCCGTGGCCCTCCCCTTTGTGTCCCAGAAGTTTCGTACCAAGGCCGTTGCCTGGTGGGTGCTAGCAAGCATCTGGGTGATGTCCCTTCTGCTGGCCACACCCGTCATCATGTACCGCACCCTGACGAAACAGAACAACCAGACCCTGTGCTTCCCGACGTACTCCAGCGAACGAGTCAAGGCATTCCATCTGCTCTTCGAGGCCTTTACCGGCTTCCTGCTGCCCTTCCTGCTGGTGGTGGCCAGCTATTCGGACATCAGGCGCAGGCTGCGGGCCCGGCGCTTCCGCCGCAGCCGCCGCACCGGCCGCCTGGTGGCGCTCATCATCCTGGCCTTCGCCGCCTTCTGGCTGCCCTACCACGCGGTGAACCTGGCCGAGGCGGGCCGGGCCCTGGcgggcagggagctggggccggggccggggcggaTGGGAGACCCGCTGCTGCTGGCGCGCCACGTGTTCATCGCGCTGGCCTTCCTGAGCAGCAGCGTGAACCCCGTGCTGTACGCGTGCGCCGGCGGCGGCCTGCTGCGCTCGGCCGGCGTGGGCTTCGTCGCCAAGCTGTTGGAGGGCACCGGTTCCGAGGCGTCCAGCGCGCGCCGCGGGGACACCCTGGGCCAGACGGTGAGGGGCGCCCCCGCCCCTTCCGAGCCCGGCCCCTCCGAGAGCCTCGCGGACTCCATCGACGCTCTGCAGTGA